One window from the genome of Pseudomonas fluorescens encodes:
- a CDS encoding purine-cytosine permease family protein, whose translation MSMRGESIRNLTNEANYDALGIEPVPDSHRTSTPLDQFWIWAGANVAPINWVLGAIGIQLGLSLIETLLVIIVGNLLGAALFGAICIMGHRTGVPQMVLSRLAFGRRGAYLPTIMQILMPMGWVATNTWIVLDLAMAALEKVGISAGMELKYGIALGVMVIQVGIAAWGFNAIKCFERYTMPVILLIMVVMTGLAFTHVDIQWQASTTEGIGKLSAMSSLMTAIGIGWGISWLVYASDYTRFTQRKLSDGQVFRSTFLGMFLPTVWLAFLGAAIASAGAGSDPAQLIIAVFGTMALPVLLVLLHGPVATNIVVIYSAALATLSLDLRVPRWVVSTVSGVVALFILYLFLQSGEFVHTFENLMVFFVVWISPWAGITLVDFFLIRRGQLDLQSLYCHHLESACTDVNWKGLFALAAGVLAAWLFQVGTIKSLQGPLAMALGGIDLSWLAGFAVSGGIYYVLHRSRQAEVARSSAMAK comes from the coding sequence ATGTCAATGCGTGGCGAATCTATAAGAAACTTAACGAACGAGGCCAACTACGATGCGCTGGGCATTGAGCCGGTGCCCGATAGCCATCGTACTTCAACGCCGTTGGACCAGTTCTGGATCTGGGCTGGAGCGAATGTCGCGCCGATCAACTGGGTGCTGGGGGCAATCGGTATCCAGTTGGGTTTGAGCCTGATTGAAACTCTGCTGGTGATTATCGTCGGCAACCTGTTGGGCGCCGCCTTGTTCGGTGCCATCTGCATCATGGGCCACCGCACGGGCGTGCCGCAAATGGTGCTTTCCCGGCTGGCCTTCGGCAGACGCGGCGCCTACCTGCCAACCATAATGCAAATACTGATGCCGATGGGCTGGGTCGCCACCAACACCTGGATAGTCCTGGACCTGGCGATGGCGGCCCTGGAAAAGGTCGGTATCAGCGCAGGCATGGAGCTCAAGTACGGCATCGCCTTGGGCGTCATGGTCATCCAGGTGGGTATCGCAGCCTGGGGCTTCAATGCTATCAAGTGCTTCGAGCGCTACACCATGCCGGTGATCCTACTGATCATGGTCGTGATGACCGGGCTCGCCTTCACTCATGTGGACATCCAATGGCAGGCCTCGACCACCGAGGGCATTGGCAAACTGTCGGCCATGAGCAGCCTGATGACGGCGATCGGGATCGGCTGGGGTATTTCCTGGCTGGTATATGCCTCGGATTACACCCGCTTCACCCAGCGCAAACTCTCCGATGGCCAGGTGTTCCGCTCGACATTCCTCGGCATGTTCCTGCCCACGGTATGGCTGGCCTTTCTTGGCGCTGCCATTGCTTCTGCGGGCGCAGGCTCGGACCCGGCGCAGCTCATCATTGCGGTGTTCGGAACCATGGCGTTGCCGGTGCTTCTGGTACTGCTGCATGGTCCGGTGGCCACTAACATCGTGGTCATTTATTCGGCGGCACTGGCAACGTTGTCGCTGGATCTGCGAGTGCCACGCTGGGTAGTTTCAACCGTCTCGGGCGTGGTCGCGCTGTTCATCCTCTATCTGTTCCTGCAATCAGGTGAATTCGTGCATACCTTTGAGAACCTGATGGTTTTCTTCGTGGTGTGGATCAGTCCCTGGGCCGGTATCACATTGGTTGATTTCTTCCTGATTCGCCGTGGTCAGCTCGATCTTCAATCGCTTTATTGTCATCACTTGGAAAGTGCCTGCACGGACGTGAATTGGAAAGGCCTGTTTGCACTTGCAGCTGGCGTACTGGCGGCTTGGTTATTCCAAGTAGGCACTATTAAATCACTGCAAGGTCCCCTGGCGATGGCATTGGGCGGCATTGATCTGTCTTGGTTGGCAGGGTTTGCTGTCAGCGGCGGTATTTATTATGTGTTGCACCGATCCCGGCAGGCGGAGGTTGCTCGCTCGTCGGCCATGGCTAAGTAA
- a CDS encoding LysR family transcriptional regulator — protein sequence MEYELQDIRSFVKIAELGSFHEAADALHLSQPALSRRMKKLEEGLGTALLDRTTRKVSLTSVGRDFLPKARRLLDDFDDSILNIRELAERQIGRVTLACIPTAAFYFLPSVIRLYNERYPKIRIRLLDLSANEGLEAVLRGEADFGINMMSGQHPDIEFVPLVNEPFVLACRRDHELAERSAVTWSELSDYRLIGVGRLSGNRMLLDHALSGLSWRPQWFYEVQHLSTSLGLVEAGLGVSAMPSLAMPAGDHPTLVSVPLIEPVVNRSLGLVYRRGASLSPAAEKFVSILLEQWPQ from the coding sequence ATGGAATATGAGCTCCAGGACATACGATCTTTCGTGAAAATCGCCGAACTGGGCAGTTTCCACGAAGCCGCCGATGCGCTGCATCTGTCACAACCGGCCCTGAGCCGACGGATGAAAAAACTCGAGGAAGGCCTGGGAACCGCTTTGCTCGACCGCACGACCCGCAAGGTCAGCCTGACGAGTGTCGGCCGTGACTTCCTGCCCAAGGCGCGGCGCCTGCTGGATGATTTCGACGACTCGATTCTCAACATCCGCGAGCTGGCGGAGCGGCAGATCGGCCGGGTGACCTTGGCGTGCATCCCCACGGCGGCGTTCTATTTCCTGCCTTCGGTGATCCGCCTCTACAACGAGCGCTACCCGAAAATCCGCATCCGCCTGCTCGACCTCAGCGCCAACGAAGGGCTCGAAGCCGTGCTGCGCGGCGAAGCCGACTTCGGCATCAACATGATGAGCGGCCAGCACCCGGACATCGAGTTCGTGCCCCTGGTCAACGAACCCTTTGTGCTGGCCTGCCGACGCGACCATGAATTGGCTGAACGCAGTGCGGTCACCTGGTCGGAACTCAGCGACTATCGGCTGATCGGGGTCGGGCGCCTGAGCGGCAACCGCATGCTGCTGGACCACGCGCTGTCGGGCCTGAGCTGGCGCCCACAGTGGTTCTACGAAGTCCAGCACTTGTCTACGTCGCTGGGACTGGTCGAGGCCGGCCTGGGCGTGTCGGCGATGCCCAGCCTGGCCATGCCGGCCGGGGATCATCCAACCCTGGTCAGCGTGCCGCTGATCGAGCCGGTGGTAAACCGCTCCCTGGGCCTGGTCTACCGCCGGGGCGCATCGCTCTCCCCGGCCGCGGAGAAATTCGTCTCGATCCTGCTTGAGCAGTGGCCGCAATGA
- a CDS encoding winged helix-turn-helix transcriptional regulator, which translates to METASSQNNECPVARTLDVMGDRWSLMIIRDAFDDIRRFSEFQKSLGVAKNILASRLKALVEVGVFDVRPASDGSAYKEYVLTEKGREIFPVVVSLRQWGERFLFEPGETRSVLLDNATGQALMPMEVRSASGQKLGPTDCHRVRLMTDDLT; encoded by the coding sequence ATGGAAACCGCTTCATCGCAAAACAACGAATGCCCGGTCGCCAGGACACTGGATGTGATGGGTGATCGCTGGTCACTGATGATCATCCGCGACGCATTCGACGACATCCGTCGATTCAGCGAATTTCAAAAGAGCCTGGGCGTGGCCAAGAACATTCTGGCTTCGCGACTCAAAGCCTTGGTCGAGGTCGGCGTATTCGACGTTCGACCCGCCTCGGATGGGAGCGCCTACAAAGAGTACGTCCTGACAGAGAAAGGCCGGGAGATCTTTCCGGTGGTGGTCAGCCTGCGACAGTGGGGCGAACGTTTCCTGTTCGAGCCGGGGGAAACTCGTTCCGTACTGTTGGACAACGCCACCGGCCAGGCCCTCATGCCGATGGAAGTGCGCTCGGCAAGCGGTCAGAAACTCGGGCCGACTGATTGCCACAGAGTGAGGCTCATGACCGACGACCTGACGTGA
- a CDS encoding 4-oxalomesaconate tautomerase, with protein sequence MQRIPCVLMRGGTSKGPVFLAWDLPVAIAERDELLLNLMGSGHELEIDGIGGGSPQTSKVAIVSPSLHPDADVDYLFVQVMVSQRRVDTAPNCGNMLCAVGPFAIEQGLVKPSGDLTRVRIRNLNTGTFVNAEVQTPQGKVSYEGDTAIDGVPGTAAPVQLTFLDAAGSKTGKLFPTGQLLDLIDGILVTCIDMAMPMMIVEASQLGKRGDESPAELDADKAFLQRLESLRLKAGLAMGLGDVSDKVIPKPVLVSPAKCGGTIQVRYFMPHNCHRALAITGSIGLATACVTEGSVVAQLLGNVSEPRLQQVRIEHPSGGIDVVLSYTGEKGETIRASVVRTARRLFSGYVYATASQRLAG encoded by the coding sequence ATGCAGCGAATTCCTTGTGTGCTAATGCGCGGCGGTACGTCCAAAGGCCCGGTGTTTCTCGCCTGGGATCTGCCGGTCGCCATCGCCGAACGTGACGAGCTGCTGCTCAACCTGATGGGCTCCGGCCACGAGCTGGAAATCGACGGCATCGGTGGCGGCAGCCCACAAACCAGCAAAGTGGCGATCGTCAGCCCATCGCTGCACCCTGACGCGGATGTCGATTATCTGTTCGTCCAGGTCATGGTTTCCCAGCGTCGGGTCGATACCGCCCCCAACTGCGGCAACATGCTCTGCGCCGTCGGCCCGTTCGCCATCGAGCAGGGGCTGGTCAAGCCTTCTGGCGATCTGACCCGGGTGCGCATTCGCAACCTCAACACCGGGACGTTCGTGAATGCCGAAGTGCAAACCCCGCAAGGCAAGGTCAGCTATGAAGGCGACACCGCCATCGACGGCGTGCCTGGCACAGCCGCTCCGGTACAACTGACGTTTCTCGATGCGGCGGGCAGCAAGACGGGGAAACTCTTCCCGACCGGGCAACTCCTGGACCTGATCGACGGCATCCTGGTGACCTGCATCGACATGGCGATGCCGATGATGATTGTCGAGGCCAGCCAGCTCGGCAAACGCGGTGACGAAAGCCCTGCCGAACTGGACGCCGATAAAGCCTTCCTGCAGCGGCTGGAGTCCTTGCGGCTGAAAGCCGGCCTGGCGATGGGCCTGGGTGATGTCAGCGACAAGGTCATTCCCAAGCCGGTGCTGGTGTCTCCGGCCAAGTGCGGCGGGACGATCCAGGTGCGCTACTTCATGCCGCACAACTGTCACCGCGCCCTGGCGATCACCGGCTCCATTGGCTTGGCCACGGCGTGCGTAACCGAAGGCAGCGTCGTTGCACAGTTGCTCGGCAACGTCAGCGAACCGCGCTTGCAACAGGTTCGGATCGAACACCCAAGCGGCGGTATTGATGTCGTACTGTCCTACACCGGTGAAAAGGGTGAGACCATTCGGGCTTCGGTAGTACGTACCGCGCGCCGGCTTTTCTCGGGTTACGTCTACGCCACGGCGTCCCAACGGCTGGCCGGATAA
- a CDS encoding DUF1989 domain-containing protein — protein MNAVDTIHGTELVRLPARRGVALRLHQGRTLKLINTHGKQVVDTWAFNPDDLCEVMSMEHSRPFWLKLNPCKGDSLVTNKRRKILTLTQDSSPGVHDTLVAACDPTRYVQLGVVGHHDSCNENLFLALDVLGLVVTETPSPLNLFMNVPVHQDGRIEFAAPVSEPGQYVCLTAEMDAIVVLSACPQDITAVNGMEPRDVHYCIL, from the coding sequence ATGAATGCAGTAGATACCATCCACGGCACAGAGCTGGTCCGTTTGCCTGCCCGGCGAGGTGTTGCGCTCCGGTTGCATCAAGGGCGAACCCTCAAGCTCATCAACACACATGGCAAGCAGGTCGTTGATACTTGGGCGTTCAACCCGGATGATCTTTGCGAAGTCATGTCGATGGAGCACAGTCGACCTTTTTGGTTGAAGCTCAATCCGTGCAAGGGGGACAGCCTGGTGACCAACAAACGCCGGAAAATCCTCACGCTTACGCAAGACAGTTCGCCCGGTGTGCATGACACGCTGGTGGCCGCTTGCGACCCGACGCGTTACGTGCAGTTGGGCGTAGTGGGCCATCACGATAGCTGTAATGAAAATCTCTTTCTGGCTCTGGACGTCCTCGGCCTGGTGGTGACTGAAACCCCGAGTCCCTTGAACCTGTTCATGAACGTGCCGGTTCATCAGGACGGGCGTATCGAGTTCGCCGCGCCGGTCAGTGAGCCTGGGCAGTATGTGTGCCTTACGGCGGAAATGGACGCGATTGTGGTGCTCTCTGCTTGTCCCCAGGACATTACTGCCGTAAATGGAATGGAGCCCCGGGACGTTCACTATTGCATTCTCTGA
- a CDS encoding VOC family protein: MSHLEQTNVLAALNGGAEIDAFLGNVVEIAIVTRDHRRTMDGLLKLGIGPWRVYTFSPENTQNQTYHGEPADFVLKVCFAQSGNMVWELMEPVSGPTIFADFLDKHGEGIQHVAYDCNNIPFEDRLAELERRGFKCVQSGSWMGVNHFAFFGTEADTTTVFETYAFPSDWDYPEPESWYPPRA, encoded by the coding sequence ATGTCTCATCTTGAACAAACCAATGTATTGGCGGCGTTGAATGGCGGTGCCGAGATCGATGCGTTTCTGGGCAATGTCGTGGAAATCGCGATCGTGACGCGTGACCACAGACGCACCATGGATGGCTTGCTCAAGCTGGGGATCGGCCCGTGGCGGGTCTACACCTTCAGCCCGGAAAACACCCAGAACCAGACTTACCACGGTGAGCCGGCCGACTTTGTACTGAAAGTCTGTTTCGCACAGTCCGGAAACATGGTCTGGGAATTGATGGAGCCTGTTTCCGGGCCGACAATCTTCGCCGATTTCCTGGACAAGCATGGCGAAGGCATCCAACACGTCGCGTATGACTGCAACAACATTCCGTTCGAAGATCGCCTCGCTGAACTGGAGCGACGTGGTTTCAAATGCGTTCAGTCAGGTTCTTGGATGGGCGTGAATCATTTCGCGTTCTTTGGTACCGAGGCCGATACCACCACCGTATTTGAAACCTATGCATTTCCTTCCGATTGGGATTATCCGGAACCGGAGTCGTGGTACCCGCCGCGCGCATAA
- a CDS encoding LysR family transcriptional regulator → MRKIPPLNSVRAFEAVARHQSFSVAANELSVTVAAVSHQVRQLEDGLGQKLLERGRTVTLTPAGKAIYPLLRDGFDQIAQAFALLNGAKEGDAIQVSTTRAFAERWLMPRLVKFNEIYPNIVVSIHASEKLVDLRSETIDLAIRYGPVEADVRGPVLFEDRYIAVADKSICPVERMATIDDFHNRPLLAFKWKNQALEAPAWSAWLARAEHGASRDLRTSWYSEETLALHAMERGLGPLLCSNVLIDDELRSGRIRRVVGPTLAGFTYHLIEDNHCNPRHSLSLFREWLLGEAKSFREHTLDEVAGHQMALTS, encoded by the coding sequence ATGCGCAAGATACCCCCTCTGAATTCGGTGCGAGCATTCGAAGCGGTTGCACGCCACCAGAGTTTTTCCGTGGCAGCGAACGAGCTCTCCGTGACAGTCGCCGCGGTCAGTCATCAAGTCCGGCAATTGGAGGACGGGTTGGGACAAAAGCTCCTTGAGCGGGGGCGGACGGTGACCCTCACACCTGCGGGCAAAGCCATCTATCCGCTGTTGCGGGACGGCTTCGATCAGATTGCCCAGGCCTTTGCCCTGTTAAATGGGGCGAAGGAGGGCGATGCGATCCAGGTGTCCACCACGCGTGCATTTGCGGAGCGATGGCTCATGCCGCGCCTGGTGAAGTTCAATGAGATCTATCCGAACATCGTGGTGTCGATCCACGCCTCGGAGAAACTGGTGGATCTGCGTTCCGAGACGATTGATCTGGCGATTCGATATGGTCCAGTCGAGGCCGATGTGCGAGGTCCGGTGCTGTTCGAGGATCGGTACATTGCGGTCGCGGATAAAAGCATCTGTCCAGTCGAACGCATGGCAACGATCGACGACTTCCATAATCGACCACTGCTGGCGTTCAAATGGAAGAATCAGGCTCTCGAAGCTCCCGCGTGGTCAGCCTGGCTGGCCCGGGCCGAGCACGGTGCCTCCCGGGACTTGCGCACCTCCTGGTACAGCGAGGAAACGCTTGCGCTGCATGCGATGGAGCGGGGATTAGGCCCTTTGCTGTGCAGCAACGTATTGATTGACGATGAGCTTCGCTCGGGTCGGATTCGACGGGTGGTGGGGCCGACCTTGGCCGGTTTTACCTACCACCTGATAGAAGATAACCATTGCAATCCTCGCCATAGCCTTTCGTTGTTCAGGGAATGGCTGCTGGGCGAGGCAAAGTCGTTCAGGGAGCACACGCTTGATGAGGTGGCAGGGCATCAAATGGCGCTGACGTCTTGA
- a CDS encoding LysR substrate-binding domain-containing protein, translating to MRIRQLECFRTLMIHGTMTRAAELLNISQPAISSTIANLEHETGLKLFVRKGGRLQPTPEARLFFVEAERALEAVEKTHRIAKEIRTGKRGHLAVAAYASISINLLPRLMAEFAKERPGLELKIITRNSQSVRELMTTQQFDLAIAELPLDYPTSNMEVISYECQCMMPMGHPLAALDVITPADLHGVPFVSLFKGDPVYQQLAMAFSTYGSSWNVVAETEFFSTACELVGAGLGVGIVDPVVSKSFTRHLVLKPFLPAIRYEIALLLPTQEESSQLAREFIQYLGEHLQVRVHSS from the coding sequence ATGCGAATCCGTCAGCTTGAGTGCTTCAGGACCTTGATGATCCACGGCACGATGACCCGTGCCGCAGAGCTTTTGAACATCTCCCAACCGGCCATAAGCAGCACCATCGCCAATCTGGAGCATGAGACTGGCCTCAAGCTGTTCGTGCGCAAGGGCGGTCGCCTGCAACCCACACCTGAAGCCCGACTGTTTTTCGTCGAGGCTGAGCGTGCGCTGGAAGCGGTGGAAAAAACCCATCGCATCGCCAAGGAAATCAGAACAGGAAAACGCGGCCACCTGGCAGTGGCTGCCTATGCAAGCATCTCGATCAATCTGCTGCCACGATTGATGGCCGAGTTCGCGAAAGAACGTCCAGGGTTGGAACTCAAGATTATCACCCGAAACTCCCAGTCCGTCCGGGAGCTGATGACGACGCAGCAATTCGACCTGGCCATCGCCGAACTGCCGCTCGATTACCCCACCTCCAACATGGAGGTGATTTCGTATGAGTGCCAATGCATGATGCCGATGGGTCACCCTCTCGCAGCGTTGGACGTGATTACCCCGGCAGACCTGCATGGTGTACCGTTCGTTTCGCTGTTCAAGGGCGATCCTGTCTATCAGCAGTTGGCCATGGCTTTTTCGACCTATGGATCATCCTGGAACGTGGTGGCCGAAACAGAGTTTTTCTCGACAGCATGCGAACTGGTCGGCGCCGGCCTGGGTGTGGGGATCGTCGATCCAGTGGTCAGTAAGTCCTTCACTCGGCACCTTGTCCTGAAACCCTTTTTACCAGCGATCAGATACGAAATTGCGCTGCTGCTTCCCACACAGGAAGAGTCATCACAGTTGGCACGAGAATTTATCCAGTACCTTGGAGAACACCTTCAAGTGCGTGTGCATTCATCCTGA
- a CDS encoding creatininase — MNSVRMDNISWVEYKHRVQSGVVVFLPIGATEQHGPHLPLGTDALLASAISEDVARAIDGIVAPTLSYGYKSQPKCGGGQHFCGTTSVDGATLIAMVRDAIREFHRHGVKRLVLVIGHYENQWFVTEGIELAMRDIGPDSGLEVMRLEHWEFVNPRTLDKIFMDGFPGIALEHAAVIETSMMLHYYPAMVALDKIPDHGPAEFPVYDMYPTRIEWVPASGVLSSALGSSANKGKLLVTDVISGIVQAVQSEFGLDIQRPVGLVC; from the coding sequence ATGAACAGTGTTCGGATGGATAACATCAGTTGGGTCGAGTACAAGCATCGGGTGCAATCAGGTGTCGTGGTGTTTCTTCCCATCGGCGCAACGGAGCAGCATGGACCTCACTTGCCTTTGGGAACCGACGCCTTACTGGCCAGCGCTATCAGCGAGGATGTGGCCCGGGCAATCGACGGCATCGTTGCCCCGACGTTGTCCTATGGCTATAAATCCCAGCCCAAGTGTGGCGGCGGGCAGCACTTCTGTGGCACAACCAGCGTGGACGGTGCAACCTTGATCGCCATGGTTCGGGATGCCATTCGTGAGTTTCATCGTCACGGTGTGAAGCGGCTGGTGCTAGTGATCGGGCACTATGAAAACCAGTGGTTCGTGACCGAGGGCATAGAGCTGGCAATGCGCGACATTGGCCCGGACAGCGGGCTGGAAGTCATGCGCCTGGAACACTGGGAGTTCGTCAACCCACGGACACTCGACAAGATTTTTATGGACGGCTTTCCGGGAATCGCCCTGGAACATGCAGCGGTCATCGAAACCTCGATGATGTTGCATTACTACCCAGCGATGGTTGCCCTGGACAAGATTCCTGACCACGGGCCGGCCGAGTTCCCGGTCTATGATATGTACCCCACGCGGATCGAATGGGTGCCTGCCAGCGGGGTTCTGTCCTCTGCGCTGGGGTCCAGCGCCAACAAGGGAAAGCTGTTGGTGACCGATGTCATCAGCGGTATTGTCCAGGCGGTCCAGTCAGAGTTCGGGCTCGATATCCAGCGGCCCGTTGGCCTAGTATGTTGA
- the msuE gene encoding FMN reductase has translation MSTPLKVVAVSGGTARPSRTLALTEAILGELGQHLVIDTHLIELGNIARPLGGALWRKELPETVEHELRLIESADLLVVAAPVYRGTYPGLFKHLFDLVGQDALINTPVLLAATGGSERHALVLDHQLRPLFSFFQSLTLPIGVYASETDFADYRIVSTALQSRIELAAARASRLFAGQAHALRKIA, from the coding sequence ATGAGCACTCCCTTGAAAGTCGTCGCCGTCTCCGGCGGTACCGCCCGCCCCTCGCGCACCCTGGCACTGACCGAAGCCATCCTGGGCGAGCTCGGCCAGCACTTGGTCATCGATACCCACCTGATCGAACTGGGCAACATCGCCCGTCCACTGGGCGGTGCGCTATGGCGCAAGGAGTTGCCGGAAACCGTCGAGCACGAACTGCGCCTGATCGAGTCTGCCGATTTGCTGGTGGTGGCCGCGCCGGTCTATCGCGGCACCTATCCGGGCCTGTTCAAGCATTTGTTCGATCTGGTCGGCCAGGACGCCCTGATCAACACGCCGGTACTGCTGGCCGCCACCGGTGGCAGCGAACGCCATGCCCTGGTCCTCGATCACCAGTTGCGCCCGCTGTTCAGCTTCTTCCAGTCACTCACCCTGCCCATCGGCGTGTACGCCAGCGAGACCGATTTCGCCGACTACCGCATCGTCAGCACCGCCTTGCAGTCGCGCATCGAGCTGGCGGCCGCACGCGCCTCTCGCCTGTTTGCCGGCCAGGCGCACGCCCTGCGCAAGATCGCCTGA
- a CDS encoding MFS transporter yields MTAEADCFTQQPSESQGDEGASALTTGSLNEQQCPGLSPSLTLLFSVTCALAVANVYFAQPLLASMAESLGVASGLIGGVVTATQVGYALGLLFIVPLGDRVDRKRLVFAQLVLSAIALAAVGAAQHWLALLGAMVVMGLLAVVVQVLVAYAAVLSSPSQRGQTVGTVTSGVVLGILLARFTSGVIADLAGWRGVYFVSSGLMLAIAAVFWVVVPAAVSPRHRQPYLALIRSLFVLFVTEPMLRTRGLLALLIFAAFSVLWTAMVLPLSAAPLSLSHTAIGLFGLAGVAGALAARSAGRWADQGFGQRVTGWSLGLLTFSWLPIAFTESSLIALVCGVVLLDFAVQAVHVTNQSLIFAARPDAQSRMVGAYMCFYSVGSALGATAATQVYALWGWMAVSLLGASISLAALVVWRRSLHCGHCSSRIETNFSAAGESDAPRR; encoded by the coding sequence ATGACAGCAGAGGCCGACTGTTTCACCCAGCAGCCTTCGGAAAGTCAGGGTGACGAGGGAGCAAGCGCCCTCACCACGGGCTCTTTGAATGAACAGCAGTGCCCGGGGCTTTCGCCGTCGCTCACGTTATTGTTTTCCGTGACCTGCGCCCTGGCCGTCGCCAATGTCTACTTTGCCCAACCCTTGCTCGCCTCGATGGCCGAGAGCCTGGGTGTCGCTTCCGGATTGATCGGGGGAGTGGTGACGGCCACCCAGGTGGGGTACGCGCTGGGGTTGCTGTTCATCGTCCCGCTGGGGGACAGGGTCGACCGTAAACGGCTGGTTTTCGCGCAATTGGTGTTGTCAGCCATCGCGCTGGCGGCCGTCGGCGCAGCCCAGCATTGGTTGGCTTTGCTGGGCGCCATGGTCGTGATGGGGTTGCTGGCGGTGGTCGTCCAGGTGCTGGTGGCCTATGCCGCCGTGCTGTCCTCGCCATCCCAACGGGGACAGACCGTGGGCACCGTCACCAGTGGCGTTGTACTGGGGATTCTCCTGGCGCGGTTCACCTCCGGGGTGATCGCCGACCTGGCGGGCTGGCGCGGGGTTTATTTCGTGTCCTCGGGCTTGATGCTGGCCATCGCGGCAGTGTTCTGGGTCGTGGTGCCCGCCGCTGTGTCGCCCCGTCACCGGCAGCCCTACCTGGCGCTCATCCGCTCGCTGTTCGTGCTGTTCGTGACCGAGCCGATGCTACGGACCAGAGGCCTGCTGGCCTTGCTGATCTTTGCCGCTTTTTCGGTGTTGTGGACTGCGATGGTGCTGCCGTTGAGCGCCGCGCCGCTGTCACTTTCACACACGGCCATTGGCCTGTTTGGCCTGGCGGGTGTCGCCGGTGCCCTGGCGGCCAGAAGCGCCGGTCGTTGGGCGGATCAAGGTTTTGGACAACGGGTTACCGGCTGGTCGCTGGGGCTCCTGACGTTCTCCTGGCTGCCCATCGCGTTTACCGAGAGCTCCCTGATCGCACTGGTCTGCGGCGTGGTGCTACTCGACTTCGCGGTACAAGCCGTGCACGTCACCAACCAGAGCCTGATTTTCGCCGCGCGGCCCGACGCCCAGAGTCGCATGGTCGGCGCCTACATGTGTTTCTACTCGGTAGGCAGCGCATTGGGCGCGACCGCCGCGACCCAGGTCTATGCGCTGTGGGGCTGGATGGCGGTCAGCCTGCTGGGCGCCTCGATCAGCCTCGCCGCGCTGGTGGTGTGGAGACGCTCGCTTCATTGCGGCCACTGCTCAAGCAGGATCGAGACGAATTTCTCCGCGGCCGGGGAGAGCGATGCGCCCCGGCGGTAG
- a CDS encoding FMN-dependent NADH-azoreductase — translation MTTLLHIDASARSDRSLSRKLSQAFVQAWVERDGKAQIIARDVGRNPPPFVTEAWIAAVFTPEEHMTPEKREEIRLSDELIDEIDRADIIVIGTPMYNYGMPAALKSWFDKVIRVGKTFTFDLERGDYPLEPIMSGKKLVILSSRGEFGFGPGGVREAMNHLDTHIQTCAHYLGVNETHVISIDYQEFGDARHEASIANAFDAVPVLVRQMIEARQSQLSPA, via the coding sequence ATGACCACCCTTCTTCATATTGATGCCAGTGCGCGATCCGACCGTTCCCTAAGCCGTAAACTGTCCCAGGCTTTTGTCCAAGCCTGGGTCGAACGTGATGGCAAGGCGCAAATCATCGCCCGTGACGTCGGGCGCAACCCTCCTCCATTCGTGACCGAAGCTTGGATCGCCGCAGTTTTTACCCCCGAAGAACACATGACGCCGGAAAAACGCGAGGAAATCCGCCTCTCGGATGAACTGATCGACGAGATCGACCGGGCCGACATCATTGTGATCGGTACGCCGATGTACAACTATGGGATGCCGGCGGCCCTTAAGTCCTGGTTCGACAAGGTGATTCGGGTCGGCAAGACTTTTACCTTCGATCTCGAGCGCGGCGACTACCCACTGGAACCCATCATGAGCGGCAAGAAGCTGGTCATTTTATCCTCCCGTGGCGAGTTTGGATTTGGCCCAGGTGGCGTTCGTGAAGCCATGAACCATCTGGACACGCACATTCAGACCTGTGCGCATTACCTGGGCGTGAATGAAACCCATGTCATCTCTATCGACTACCAGGAATTTGGCGACGCTCGCCATGAAGCCTCCATCGCGAATGCGTTCGATGCCGTTCCGGTCCTGGTCAGGCAAATGATCGAGGCACGGCAAAGCCAGCTCTCTCCGGCTTGA
- a CDS encoding YceK/YidQ family lipoprotein: MQIVVLALTMALLGGCATANETFGMGQLCGRQPYCGAATDIEIIKDSMNDNDVYSRALAPFAIIDLPFSVVADTLILPYTIFHMRPAEE; encoded by the coding sequence ATGCAGATCGTGGTATTGGCTTTGACGATGGCGCTGCTCGGGGGATGCGCGACGGCCAACGAAACCTTTGGCATGGGGCAGCTTTGCGGCCGGCAGCCTTATTGCGGTGCGGCGACCGATATCGAGATCATCAAGGACTCGATGAACGACAACGATGTGTATTCACGCGCGCTGGCACCGTTTGCAATCATTGACCTGCCTTTCAGTGTCGTGGCCGATACGTTGATTCTGCCCTATACGATTTTTCATATGAGGCCTGCCGAGGAGTAG